The following proteins come from a genomic window of Brevibacillus antibioticus:
- the purB gene encoding adenylosuccinate lyase — translation MIERYSRPEMRAIWTEENKFKAWLEVEILACEAWSKLGVIPEEDVKKLWEKATFDMNRIYEIEEETRHDVVAFTRAVSETLGEEKKWVHYGLTSTDVVDTALSYLLRQANEILEKDIEDFIEILADKAREHKDTVCMGRTHGVHAEPTTFGLKLALWHEEMKRNLARFQAAKKEVAFGKISGAVGTYANIDPFVEAYVCEKLGLSAAPISTQTLQRDRHAEYMATLALIATSLEKFATEIRGLQKSEMREVEEAFAKGQKGSSAMPHKRNPIGSENICGLARVIRGHMLTSYENVSLWHERDISHSSAERVILPDATQALNYMLRRFMNIVKNLTVFPENMKRNMDRTFGLIYSQQVMLKLIEKGMSREQAYDTVQPRAMQAWEEQRSFRAIVEEDATVSSTLSKEELDECFDYRYHLKHVDTIFQRLGLI, via the coding sequence ATGATCGAACGTTATTCCCGACCGGAAATGCGCGCCATTTGGACGGAAGAAAACAAATTCAAAGCGTGGCTGGAAGTAGAAATTCTCGCGTGTGAAGCATGGTCCAAGCTGGGCGTCATTCCTGAGGAAGACGTGAAAAAGCTGTGGGAAAAAGCTACTTTTGACATGAACAGAATCTATGAGATCGAAGAAGAGACGCGCCATGATGTGGTGGCGTTTACTCGTGCGGTATCGGAAACCTTGGGCGAAGAAAAGAAGTGGGTGCATTACGGACTGACTTCTACAGATGTAGTGGATACTGCTCTGTCTTACCTGCTGCGTCAGGCGAATGAAATTTTGGAGAAGGATATCGAAGACTTCATCGAGATTTTGGCGGACAAAGCTCGTGAACACAAGGATACGGTTTGCATGGGCAGAACACATGGTGTACATGCGGAGCCTACGACTTTTGGTTTGAAGCTGGCCTTGTGGCATGAAGAAATGAAGCGCAACCTGGCGCGTTTTCAGGCTGCGAAAAAAGAAGTGGCGTTCGGCAAAATCTCTGGCGCAGTTGGAACATACGCAAACATCGATCCGTTCGTGGAAGCGTACGTGTGCGAGAAGCTGGGGCTGTCAGCAGCGCCTATCTCGACCCAAACGTTGCAGCGTGATCGCCACGCCGAGTACATGGCGACATTGGCATTGATCGCAACGTCTTTGGAGAAATTCGCGACAGAAATTCGCGGTCTGCAAAAGAGCGAAATGCGCGAGGTGGAAGAAGCATTTGCCAAAGGTCAAAAAGGTTCTTCTGCAATGCCACACAAGCGCAACCCAATCGGAAGCGAAAATATTTGCGGACTGGCTCGTGTCATCCGCGGTCACATGCTCACTTCCTATGAAAATGTTTCTCTCTGGCATGAACGAGATATTTCCCACTCCTCTGCGGAGCGCGTGATTTTGCCAGATGCGACGCAAGCGTTGAACTACATGCTGCGCCGTTTCATGAACATCGTGAAAAACTTGACGGTGTTCCCTGAGAACATGAAGCGCAATATGGATCGTACCTTTGGATTAATCTACTCGCAGCAAGTCATGCTCAAGCTGATCGAAAAAGGTATGAGCCGCGAGCAAGCGTATGACACGGTACAGCCTCGTGCGATGCAGGCGTGGGAAGAGCAACGCTCCTTCCGTGCGATCGTCGAGGAGGATGCGACGGTCAGCTCTACACTGTCCAAGGAAGAGCTGGATGAGTGCTTTGACTATCGTTACCATCTGAAGCATGTGGATACGATTTTCCAACGTCTTGGATTGATTTAA
- the purK gene encoding 5-(carboxyamino)imidazole ribonucleotide synthase, which yields MTTKDRKQIKPGSTLGILGGGQLGRMIALAGRAMGYRFVTMDPTADAPCGQTADRQIVASYDDVEAAMQLASVSDVISYEFENVDAQVAEVLESRAYVPQGSRLLRITQNRIREKTAIREIGIPVAPFCVVNSLEDLQNAVRELGLPAVMKTATGGYDGKGQWVLRSEAELTEAYETLSKAGTELIVEQFVPFQMELSVIAARNPAGELAVFPVSENIHQENILHLSIVPARISAEVAARAEEIARTIVEKLDVVGLIAVELFLTEDGQLYVNELAPRPHNSGHFTMDACVTSQFEQHVRAVCNLPLGSTELLSSVVMVNILGEHLQPVIDQIDKLPRTAKLHLYGKAESKAKRKMGHINVLAPTVEEALTLIDELKIWTNTSEVLS from the coding sequence ATGACAACCAAAGACCGTAAGCAAATCAAACCAGGATCGACCCTAGGAATACTCGGTGGAGGACAGCTTGGACGGATGATTGCTCTTGCGGGACGAGCTATGGGCTACCGCTTTGTCACAATGGACCCGACAGCAGACGCACCATGCGGCCAAACGGCTGATCGGCAAATTGTTGCCAGCTACGATGATGTAGAAGCAGCGATGCAGCTTGCCTCGGTCAGTGATGTCATTTCCTATGAATTTGAAAATGTCGATGCACAGGTGGCTGAAGTGTTGGAGAGCCGCGCTTATGTACCGCAGGGGAGCCGTCTTTTGCGCATCACCCAAAATCGGATTCGGGAAAAGACCGCCATTCGTGAAATTGGCATTCCTGTTGCTCCGTTTTGTGTCGTGAATAGCTTGGAGGATTTGCAGAACGCCGTGCGTGAACTGGGACTGCCTGCCGTTATGAAGACGGCAACTGGCGGGTATGACGGCAAAGGACAATGGGTATTGAGAAGCGAGGCTGAGCTGACGGAGGCGTATGAAACACTGTCCAAAGCAGGTACAGAGCTGATCGTGGAACAATTTGTACCATTCCAAATGGAGCTGTCTGTTATTGCTGCACGCAATCCTGCGGGAGAACTGGCTGTTTTTCCTGTGTCAGAAAATATTCATCAGGAAAATATCCTACACCTGAGCATCGTGCCCGCTCGTATTTCGGCTGAAGTAGCAGCCCGCGCGGAAGAAATTGCCCGCACGATTGTAGAAAAGTTGGATGTGGTTGGACTCATTGCAGTTGAGCTGTTTTTGACCGAAGATGGTCAGCTGTATGTCAATGAATTGGCACCGAGACCGCATAACTCCGGGCATTTTACCATGGATGCTTGTGTGACCTCGCAGTTTGAGCAGCATGTTCGGGCGGTTTGCAATCTGCCTTTGGGATCTACAGAGTTGCTCTCGAGCGTCGTGATGGTTAATATTTTGGGAGAGCATCTACAGCCTGTCATCGATCAGATCGACAAGCTGCCGCGCACAGCCAAGCTCCATTTGTACGGAAAAGCAGAGAGCAAGGCCAAGCGAAAAATGGGGCATATCAATGTGCTCGCCCCTACTGTAGAAGAAGCGCTCACCCTGATTGATGAGCTGAAAATCTGGACGAATACATCGGAGGTATTATCATGA
- the purE gene encoding 5-(carboxyamino)imidazole ribonucleotide mutase produces MLQPLVGVIMGSTSDWETMKEACAILDELQVPYEKKVVSAHRTPDLMFTYAETAKGRGLEVIIAGAGGAAHLPGMVAAKTELPVIGVPVKSSNLNGLDSLLSIVQMPGGVPVATVAIGKAGAINAGLLAAQILGIKYPDVQERFVQRRDDVRNKVLEASELE; encoded by the coding sequence ATGCTACAGCCTTTGGTAGGAGTCATTATGGGCAGTACGTCAGACTGGGAAACAATGAAGGAAGCTTGCGCAATCTTGGACGAATTGCAGGTACCGTACGAAAAGAAGGTCGTGTCTGCACACAGAACGCCAGACTTGATGTTTACGTATGCTGAGACCGCTAAGGGCCGCGGCTTGGAAGTCATTATTGCGGGTGCAGGTGGTGCAGCGCATTTGCCAGGAATGGTGGCTGCTAAGACAGAGTTGCCTGTCATTGGTGTACCAGTGAAATCATCCAACTTGAATGGTCTCGACTCGCTTTTGTCGATTGTGCAAATGCCAGGGGGCGTACCTGTGGCGACGGTAGCGATCGGAAAAGCTGGAGCCATCAATGCAGGGTTACTGGCTGCGCAAATTTTGGGAATCAAATATCCAGACGTACAAGAGCGATTCGTGCAAAGACGAGATGATGTACGCAATAAGGTGCTGGAGGCTAGTGAACTCGAATGA
- a CDS encoding M1 family metallopeptidase → MWRKHWVVIVAVGVVLTVFLSVRPWTGQAGLDDAHEIVPIDHRRAAVTYKADVQIDMNKHVVKGMLTARFVPQDDQAFFHLYPNAFSANAALSGENWEVVLGKQREPGGIKISDVRVNGKSIGVQYAGKTNTLLQVPLPARTSSAETVVEMNFQLEVPYNNGRMSYHNHAMWLGNWLPILAVKDAGGWRLDPYSAIGDPFYSDVANYHLRVQLSEKYQLATSGLESVAVITETRPQRLKIYEMDAWNVRDFALVVMDDTYQPISGKVGETIVRTWVQKSDDPQNVERIHETARESLDYYGKQFGVYPYKEYDVVKTGGFFGGMEYPSLVFIAQEYFERSDTMGEAIVAHETAHQWFYGLVGNDEVREAWVDEGLTDYATMIYLQQKSPMRSQAYIQMRLGQARAAEGYANQGVTAKSSVEAFPDWRSYNDLVYGRAGAMWWNLKEEWGVERLHQVLRQYVRDHQYKQANGEQIKALLTTVAGADPSPYLEYWLQVELEKAEAANNWVEKGKHE, encoded by the coding sequence ATGTGGCGGAAGCATTGGGTGGTCATCGTGGCAGTAGGAGTCGTTTTGACTGTATTCTTGTCTGTCCGGCCTTGGACAGGGCAGGCAGGCTTAGATGATGCTCATGAGATTGTGCCGATTGATCACAGGCGGGCTGCAGTTACTTACAAAGCCGACGTACAAATCGATATGAACAAGCACGTGGTGAAAGGCATGCTGACGGCTCGTTTTGTCCCACAAGATGACCAAGCTTTTTTTCATCTATATCCCAATGCTTTTTCTGCAAATGCTGCTCTCAGTGGTGAAAACTGGGAGGTTGTACTAGGCAAACAGCGTGAGCCTGGTGGTATCAAAATAAGCGACGTACGGGTAAACGGAAAAAGTATCGGCGTACAGTATGCAGGAAAGACCAATACGCTTTTACAAGTGCCCCTTCCTGCAAGAACATCGTCTGCTGAGACGGTGGTGGAGATGAATTTTCAGCTCGAGGTTCCTTATAATAACGGGCGAATGTCTTACCATAATCATGCGATGTGGCTGGGCAATTGGCTGCCGATTCTGGCGGTTAAGGACGCAGGAGGCTGGCGGCTCGATCCTTATTCCGCGATTGGCGATCCTTTTTACTCGGATGTGGCGAATTATCATTTGCGTGTGCAGCTATCAGAGAAGTACCAGCTTGCTACGAGTGGATTGGAGAGCGTAGCTGTCATCACCGAGACGAGACCGCAACGGCTAAAAATCTATGAGATGGACGCATGGAACGTTCGGGATTTTGCCCTTGTCGTCATGGACGATACGTACCAGCCCATATCTGGCAAGGTCGGGGAAACCATCGTACGTACGTGGGTACAGAAAAGTGATGACCCGCAAAACGTAGAACGAATACATGAGACTGCAAGGGAGTCTCTCGACTATTACGGAAAACAGTTCGGGGTGTATCCGTATAAGGAATACGATGTTGTTAAGACAGGCGGTTTCTTTGGTGGAATGGAATACCCGAGCCTCGTCTTTATTGCCCAGGAGTATTTTGAGCGTAGCGATACCATGGGGGAAGCGATCGTAGCGCACGAAACGGCACATCAGTGGTTTTACGGGTTGGTCGGAAACGACGAGGTGCGAGAGGCTTGGGTGGATGAGGGACTGACGGATTATGCGACGATGATATATTTGCAGCAAAAGTCTCCCATGCGTTCACAAGCGTATATTCAGATGCGGCTAGGCCAAGCACGTGCAGCGGAAGGATATGCGAACCAAGGAGTCACTGCAAAGTCGTCCGTGGAGGCTTTTCCAGACTGGAGGAGCTACAATGACCTCGTCTACGGGCGAGCGGGTGCCATGTGGTGGAACTTGAAAGAAGAATGGGGAGTCGAACGACTGCATCAGGTGTTGCGTCAATATGTACGAGATCATCAATACAAGCAGGCGAACGGGGAGCAAATCAAAGCGCTATTGACTACAGTTGCCGGGGCGGATCCCAGTCCCTATTTAGAGTATTGGCTTCAGGTCGAGCTAGAGAAAGCCGAGGCGGCCAACAATTGGGTAGAAAAAGGCAAACACGAATAA
- a CDS encoding M1 family metallopeptidase: protein MKKWVSMVGCCLLFMTWMLPVNATEGTALMRNPLYQADVRIDPIKKEVAGTVTITFWPKDPTRAYLQLYPNVFTEEHQGMLWEELLGNGPTLGTYTNKKLLVDGVAVVGKQTKDLNILEVPLEGQVGPRKIVMEFEMTLPRNDGRMSYDDQSIWLGNWLPVLAVYDKEGWHLDPYEPVGDPFYSENADYEVNVTLPKDYQLASTAPDKAAKQVSAGEGEKTIQLGAENVRDFALVVMDASYQRTETKVGETVVRTWWRKTDDPTAAEQIHEAAAKSLAYFHHQLGAYPYTEYDVVRTGGAINGMEYPALVFLDGSHFFSGEETGIVTVVHETAHQWFYGLVGNDQVKEAWLDEGFAEYVTLSYLSQQDPLLGAERVRRRLAQGTSVQYYVAEELRSWQALSAFPNNQSYSDLVYSRPSSMLWLLQGAWGEERVHDVLKQYVEKYRYQVVTGKEWGDYLSEMAGEDASAFLGYWLKVDMSQQEQAAAWLERQRLKHQKK from the coding sequence GTGAAGAAATGGGTTTCAATGGTCGGTTGTTGCTTATTGTTTATGACGTGGATGTTGCCTGTAAATGCTACGGAGGGTACTGCGCTTATGCGTAACCCCCTCTATCAGGCTGATGTGCGAATTGATCCAATCAAGAAAGAAGTAGCAGGCACCGTAACGATTACCTTTTGGCCAAAAGACCCTACTCGTGCCTATCTCCAGCTTTACCCGAACGTATTTACAGAAGAGCATCAAGGCATGCTATGGGAGGAACTTTTAGGCAATGGCCCAACGCTTGGCACATACACTAATAAAAAGCTACTGGTCGACGGTGTTGCGGTTGTCGGCAAACAGACGAAAGACCTGAACATCCTCGAAGTGCCTCTAGAAGGACAGGTGGGCCCACGAAAGATTGTGATGGAGTTCGAGATGACTCTTCCACGAAACGACGGAAGGATGTCGTACGATGACCAATCGATCTGGCTGGGGAACTGGCTCCCGGTTCTTGCGGTGTACGATAAGGAAGGCTGGCATCTCGATCCATACGAGCCTGTTGGTGATCCATTTTACAGTGAGAACGCAGACTATGAGGTGAACGTGACACTCCCAAAAGACTATCAACTGGCGAGCACAGCGCCAGACAAGGCTGCGAAACAGGTTTCTGCTGGAGAGGGAGAAAAGACGATACAGCTCGGTGCAGAAAACGTAAGAGATTTTGCCCTAGTCGTTATGGATGCTTCCTATCAGCGAACGGAAACGAAGGTGGGCGAAACAGTCGTCCGAACGTGGTGGCGGAAAACAGATGATCCAACAGCAGCTGAGCAGATTCATGAAGCAGCAGCGAAGTCTCTCGCCTATTTTCATCATCAATTGGGTGCCTATCCATATACCGAATACGATGTGGTAAGGACTGGTGGCGCGATTAACGGGATGGAGTACCCAGCATTGGTCTTTCTCGACGGGAGTCATTTCTTTTCTGGGGAAGAAACAGGTATCGTCACGGTTGTCCATGAGACGGCACACCAGTGGTTCTACGGCTTGGTCGGAAATGATCAGGTAAAGGAAGCATGGCTGGATGAGGGATTCGCGGAGTACGTGACGCTCTCGTACTTATCTCAGCAAGACCCGCTGTTGGGAGCAGAACGGGTGCGCAGACGGCTTGCGCAGGGCACTTCTGTTCAGTATTACGTGGCAGAGGAACTGCGTTCTTGGCAAGCGCTGTCAGCATTCCCTAATAATCAGAGTTATAGCGACCTCGTCTATTCCCGTCCGTCCTCGATGCTGTGGCTATTGCAGGGAGCGTGGGGGGAAGAAAGGGTACATGACGTTTTGAAGCAGTATGTCGAGAAGTACCGTTATCAGGTGGTGACCGGAAAGGAATGGGGAGATTATTTATCTGAGATGGCAGGAGAAGATGCGAGCGCCTTCTTGGGTTATTGGTTGAAAGTAGACATGTCCCAGCAGGAACAGGCAGCAGCTTGGCTGGAGCGCCAACGTCTCAAGCATCAGAAGAAGTAA